From the Pomacea canaliculata isolate SZHN2017 linkage group LG4, ASM307304v1, whole genome shotgun sequence genome, one window contains:
- the LOC112563112 gene encoding sulfotransferase 1A1-like isoform X2: MERTENEGPPLVEVEGMWFFKTFETNRPMKEQIDYIRGLDLRDDDVLICAFAKSGTHWTWEVVSMLMAGKVEYRKQAKETVMLEAVELEGVESLPSPRVLNTHLPVNMLPRQVKDKKGRIIFVYRNPKDIVVSFYFHVSQAPGCSTLTLQEVEETFSTERPPFGTFFKYMKEWDAFIKENPDLPIFKASYEDMKEDPVGSVRELSEFLGVNAPPELCAAIADACGFQKLKHAAEKMKEISPHFSRPDNPPVKLFRRGEVGDWKNHLTVAQSERLEAAINEQLDGCDFNFRYTL, encoded by the exons ATG GAGCGCACAGAAAATGAAGGTCCTCCACTGGTAGAAGTGGAGGGGATGTggtttttcaaaacttttgaaacTAATCGACCAATGAAAGAACAGATTGACTACATCCGGGGACTTGATCTTCGCGACGACGACGTGCTGATATGTGCCTTCGCCAAATCAG GTACCCACTGGACGTGGGAAGTGGTCAGCATGCTGATGGCCGGCAAGGTGGAGTACCGGAAGCAGGCGAAGGAGACGGTGATGCTGGAGGCGGTGGAGCTGGAGGGTGTCGAGTCCCTCCCGTCCCCCCGAGTTCTAAACACTCACCTGCCGGTCAACATGCTTCCCCGCCAGGTGAAGGACAAGAAAGGAAGGATCATCTTTGTCTACCGAAACCCTAAGGACATCGTTGTGTCATTCTACTTCCACGTCAGTCAAGCACCCGGATGCTCTACCTTGACTCTTCAGGAAGTAGAAGAGACCTTCTCGACAGAAAGAC CTCCATTTGGAACCTTCTTCAAATACATGAAGGAATGGGATgcttttattaaagaaaaccCCGATTTGCCAATTTTCAAAGCTTCTTATGAGGACATGAAAGAG gatCCCGTGGGCTCCGTCAGAGAGCTGTCCGAGTTCCTCGGGGTGAATGCCCCCCCGGAGCTGTGTGCAGCCATTGCTGACGCATGCGGCTTTCAGAAGCTGAAGCACGCAGCAGAGAAGATGAAGGAAATATCTCCACACTTCAGCCGCCCGGACAATCCGCCAGTCAAACTATTCCGGAGAG GTGAGGTGGGCGACTGGAAGAATCACCTGACGGTGGCCCAGAGTGAACGTCTGGAGGCCGCCATTAATGAACAGCTGGACGGATGTGATTTTAACTTCCGGTACACGCTGTAG